One window of the Calditrichota bacterium genome contains the following:
- a CDS encoding formylglycine-generating enzyme family protein — MKYIFRTPLIFIFISIVIFSSDLLAQGRVPIIDTVFVKQNPDTKMVEINYSIFDLDQDTMVVLLRVSADGGQTFRVPAQSFSGDYGLGIVSGDNHKIYWDAMADYPEHLGENYVVKLWVSDDKIDLTNLIPGGIFNMGMSGGVDNALHSVETDTFWLSPREVTNEEYRLFCDITDHPYPTEGGTNQAPVGYFLNYPQYPVVGVSWWDAIAYCNWLSELAGLDPCYDLTNGDYDSSKTGFHLPTEAQREKAARGDLDQMSYPWGNDSPISRANYNGYSGYLEPLMADFGSGRGPLPVDSLTVNGYFLKNMAGNVWEWCNDWYNRNYYDSSPPSNPLGPETGTEKVVRGGAWNSSDIYIQCAFRERFAPEVKRFDIGFRVAR; from the coding sequence ATGAAATACATTTTCCGCACACCTCTAATTTTTATTTTTATTTCAATTGTCATTTTTTCATCTGATTTATTAGCCCAGGGAAGAGTCCCGATCATTGATACCGTTTTTGTGAAGCAAAATCCTGATACAAAAATGGTAGAAATCAATTACAGTATTTTTGATCTGGATCAGGATACAATGGTCGTGTTGTTGCGCGTTTCCGCCGATGGCGGCCAAACTTTTCGAGTTCCGGCGCAATCGTTTAGCGGGGATTATGGATTGGGAATAGTCTCTGGCGATAACCACAAGATCTACTGGGACGCCATGGCAGATTATCCGGAACACCTCGGTGAAAATTACGTGGTCAAACTCTGGGTGTCCGACGACAAAATAGATCTCACTAATCTCATTCCCGGCGGAATTTTCAACATGGGAATGAGCGGCGGCGTGGACAACGCGCTTCACAGTGTAGAAACGGATACTTTTTGGCTGAGTCCACGCGAGGTGACAAATGAAGAATACCGGCTATTTTGCGACATTACAGATCATCCATATCCCACAGAAGGGGGAACAAATCAGGCACCTGTGGGCTATTTTCTCAATTATCCGCAATATCCGGTAGTTGGAGTCAGTTGGTGGGATGCTATTGCCTATTGCAATTGGTTGAGCGAATTAGCCGGACTCGATCCTTGCTACGATTTGACGAACGGGGACTATGATTCTTCAAAAACCGGATTTCATTTGCCTACAGAAGCACAGAGGGAAAAAGCAGCTCGCGGCGATTTGGATCAAATGTCTTATCCCTGGGGAAATGATTCTCCGATAAGTCGAGCAAATTACAACGGCTACAGCGGCTATCTCGAGCCACTCATGGCTGATTTCGGCAGCGGCAGAGGGCCTCTGCCAGTGGACAGTTTAACTGTCAATGGCTATTTTCTGAAAAACATGGCTGGAAATGTATGGGAATGGTGCAATGATTGGTACAATCGCAATTATTATGATAGTTCTCCGCCGTCAAATCCGTTAGGGCCGGAAACGGGAACGGAAAAGGTCGTTCGCGGCGGCGCGTGGAATTCGTCAGATATCTACATTCAATGCGCTTTTCGTGAGAGGTTTGCACCGGAAGTGAAGCGATTCGACATTGGTTTTCGCGTTGCCAGATAA